Genomic DNA from Etheostoma cragini isolate CJK2018 chromosome 7, CSU_Ecrag_1.0, whole genome shotgun sequence:
CTCTCAAAGCACTTCAAGATTACCGGGGTGAGGGCCACAGGACGGTAATCATTCAGGCTGGTGATGGGAGACTTCTTCGGCACTGGGATGATTGTGGCTGATTTTAGGCAGGGGGGGGATGACTGCCTGGGCCACGGAGAGGTTTAAGATGAGGGCGAGCTGGTGAGCGCACACCCTGAGCACCTTGCCAGGAACTCCATCTGGGCCAGCAGCCTTCCTTGGGTTCACTGCCAGGAGTACTCGTCCAACGTCGTGCTCCTTTACGGTGAGAGGGCTGGTGCAGAAACCAGGTGTGGATGGTGGTAGGGATGGGGTAGTGGAGAAACCAGGTGTGGATGGGGGTAGTGCTGGGGGGGTTGTGGTGACTCAAAGCGAGCATAGCTTTCGTTTTAAGCCCTTCGTTTTACAGTATTTCTGAGttgctaaaacactaaaatCCATTCGCAAAACCAAAGTTGCAATTGTACAAACCACTTTATTGATTGAAGCACACAGTTTGTAGAACTTTAAACACTTCTCATGTGGTTAGACACAGCTAGCAAATCGGAATCGCTCTTTGTGcaaaactgtaaacacattgtCATTCAAAAAGCACATGTAGCATTTTGGTGCACTTCAACTCAGAATGGCACAACACAGCCCCAAAAGTGAAATACAAGTAACACACTGTTGTCATCGGTAACACACAAGCACTCAAAATTTAACACACCTGTTTCAAATCAGTAATGTGTTGCACCCAATCAGTAATGGGGATATAAAGCCAGGTCAAATCCAAATGGGATGTGTGATTTTCACAATGGAGGGCAGGAGAGAAGGTGGAAGTAGAAGTGGACGTGGACGTGGACgtggaagagaaggaagaggaagagaaggaagaggaagaggaggaggaggaggatgaggagaaagagacagaggaggaggaggaagaagagacggaggaggaggaggaggaagaagagacggaggaggaagaggaggaggaggaagaacaaGAGCCATCATTTCCAATGAAATTAGAGCAACAATCATACACCATGTTCTGGTTCATGGAATGAGTATGAGGGAAGCAGGACTACTTGTTCAACCAAATATAAGCAGGTTCTCTGTGGCCTCCATTGTCAGGACATTCAGAGAACACAACCGGTAAGTGTACTATCATTTGTGGTCCCTCAAACTTACAGTGCAGTATGTACAGTTGTGGAATGTCTCAGTAAATTACTGTAACATCTCTAAAAATTGGCCCTTTTCTTGCAGTATTACAGTAAAACTAGTAATAGTAtcacataaaaatatatattttatgtattttacatatttggTTACATTGCATTAGGTCTGTCTGTACAATTCTAACAAGATGTTTTATTTGCTAGAATTGAAAGACTGCCACATGCCGGTGGAAGGAGAGGTATATTCTCACAAGAGCAGGAGACCATTATTGTCAATATGGTCCTTCAAAATAATCTCATTCGTCTGCGAGAAATACAACAGCGAGTTGAGGAAGACAACGAGAACTTTGAAGGAATCAACAGTGTGAGTCTCTCCACAATTGACCGTGTCCTGAAACGCAACCTGATAAGTCTCAAACAAGTCTACAGAGTACCATTTGAGAGAAATTCTGAGAGGATAAAAGAGCTACGATATCAATATGTACAAGTAAGTAATACGTAATGTCCCGAGATTATAAAGCACTATTGAGTTACTGTACATCTTTACTGTGTTGAATGTAATGCAGCACATGTATACAGAGTCATGAAGCCTGGAATGCTATGTCATTTACGTTatatcaaaaataaactttttttcatttctataGAGAATGTTTCAACTGGATTCCATGGAGAGGCCTCATGAGTGCATCTTCTTGGATGAAGCTGGCTTCAATCTCAccaagaggagaaggagaggccGCAATATTATTGGTCAACGAGCCATTGTAGAGTTGCCAGGGCAGCGTGGTGGCAACGTGACCATATGTGCTGCCATCAGCAGCTACGGGGTTATTCACCTTCATGTGACTTTAGGACCTTACAACACTGCCCATCTTATAACGTTTCTGTATGCTCTACAGGAAGCATTACTGAGACGTGAAGAGAGAGGTGATGAGCAGGCAGAGCATCCCATGTACGATGTACGATCCCAtttatggctttaacagcctgaaaaaatgtcaatgtagcTTTAGTTTTAAGCCCTTCATTTTAAagtcctacatcagaatgctctgatgTTACCTTAGAGTCACATTGACTATGTGAGTTCTCCCcgagacttggaatgaagctggcttaacgTGAGAATTCCATTTTAAAGTAGCCTGAAATAAGTGTATAATATGGCTTTACCaacctgaaaaagatttaaaatgtatcattaattagacatttaaggttttaattttaaaatcctacatcagaatggtccgatattacctgagtgacacactggatatgtgttgttttacccagacttggaatgaagctggttTAACAGGaggattttgttttacagtagcctgaaaTAAGTGTATAATATGGCTTTAACTGCCtgaaaaatgctttaaatatagcattaattacacatttaaggcttctttttaaaatcctacatcagaatggtccaaatttacctgagtgacacactggatatgtgttgtctgacccagagttggaatgaagcttgcttaacaggaggattccgttTTACGGTAGTCTGAAATAAGTGTATAATATGGCagtaacagcctgaaaaaaagatttaaaatata
This window encodes:
- the LOC117948022 gene encoding uncharacterized protein LOC117948022: MSMREAGLLVQPNISRFSVASIVRTFREHNRIERLPHAGGRRGIFSQEQETIIVNMVLQNNLIRLREIQQRVEEDNENFEGINSVSLSTIDRVLKRNLISLKQVYRVPFERNSERIKELRYQYVQRMFQLDSMERPHECIFLDEAGFNLTKRRRRGRNIIGQRAIVELPGQRGGNVTICAAISSYGVIHLHVTLGPYNTAHLITFLYALQEALLRREERGDEQAEHPMYDVIWDDSDVAF